Genomic window (Spirosoma sp. KCTC 42546):
GCTGTTGTCCGGTCTGGCTGCTGCGCAGCGCTACCAATTTACCCACGACGATACATTGCGGGGCTCGATCACGCCCGAGCGAGTATGGTGGGATCTGACATTTTATCACCTGAAGGTTCGTGTGCAGCCTGCCGATAGCACCCTGAAAGGCTCGACCGAAATTCGGTACCGGGTGTTAAAGGCAAGCCAGATCATGCAGGTAGACCTACAGCGTCCGCTTCAGGTAGAACGCGTTGAGCAGGATGGGCAGTCGCTCAAGTTTCGACGGGATGGCAACGCTTTTTTTGTAACATTGACGAAAGCCCAACAACCGGGCAAAAACGAATCGGTGACGGTTTTTTATGCGGGCAAACCTCGCGTAGCTAAACGCCCACCCTGGGATGGGGGCCTGGTATGGTCGCACGATAAAGAAGGGAATTGGTTTATTGCCACGGCTTGTCAGGGATTGGGGGCTAGTGCCTGGTGGCCCTGTAAAGACCATATGTACGATGAGCCAGATTCGATGGCCATTAGCGTGACGGTTCCCGAAGATTTAACCGATGTATCGAACGGTCGGTTGATTAAGACGAAAACCAATCCCGACCACACCCGTACCTTCGACTGGTATGTTAAAAACCCGATCAATAACTATGGGGTCAATCTGAACATTGCCCGCTATGTGCATTGGGACGAAACCTACACGGGGGAGAAGGGGGCATTGTCGCTCAACTATTATGCCCTCCCCGAGCATGCCGATTCTGCTAAGGCACAGTTTCGGCAGGTACCCAAGATGCTGAAGGCGTTTGAGTACTGGTTTGGGCCATATCCGTTTTATGAAGACGGCTATAAATTAGTCGAAACGCCTTATCTGGGCATGGAGCACCAGAGTTCGGTAACCTATGGCAACCGCTTTCGGAATGGCTATCTGGGTCGCGACCTTTCCCGTACGGGCTGGGGATTGCTTTGGGATTTTATCATCGTTCATGAATCCGGCCATGAGTGGTTTGCTAACAACATTACCTATAAAGATGTGGCCGATATGTGGATTCACGAGAGTTTTACGAACTACTCGGAATGCCTGTTCACGGAATATTACTACGGTAAAGATGCCGGAGCCACCTACGTAATCGGTTGCCGGGCAAACATCCGGAATGATCGCCCAATCATTGGCACCTACAACGTAAACCATGAGGGATCGAGTGATATGTACTACAAAGGCGGCAATATGCTGCATACGATCCGGCAGCTTGTGGGAAATGATGATAAATGGCGGCAAATCCTGCGCGGAATGAACAAGACATTCTACCATCAGACCGTTACCACCAATCAGATCGAGCAGTATATGAGTGAGCAAGCAGGGATTAACCTCAAGCCTGTTTTTGATCAGTATCTGCGAGATATTCGCATTCCGGTGCTTGAATATCGGTCGGTAGGGAGTGGAATCCAGTACCGCTGGGCCAACTGTGTAGCCGGATTTGCTATGCCTGTACGCATTTGCTTCGGTGAAACAGGGCCTTTTCAGCTACTACAACCCACCGCTCAATGGAAAACAATGCCCGCAAAAGGAGCTACAATAATAACGGTCGATGCGAACTACTACGTTCTCTGTAAGCAGATTAAAGAATAGAACGTTTGCTCAAAAGAATAGCGATCCTATTAGAAGAAACAGTAGCTTGCTATCGATTAACCTTTACCCCATTCTTATCTAGAAAACACGATGATACGAACAAATCGAAACTGGCTTTGGGCCGGCTTACTCCCGGTAATGTTATTGGTTGGCTGCGGAGGAAGTAAAGAAGAAGAGGAAGAAAAAGAGAAAAAAGAAGAAGAGTCCGTATCTACGCTGGGCGCTGTGAGTGCCTTGAAAGAGATGGCGAATCAGGCCGAAGAACTGGGAAAAAAAGGTCCCGTTGCCACAGTGGACTTCCGAACGCTCAAAGAATTACTGCCAGCTGACGCCGATGGACTACCTCGAAAAGAAGCTACTGGTGAGAAAAATGGCGCTGCTGGATTTACGGTTTCAACCGCCGAAGGTAAATATGCAAACGAAGATGGGAGCGAAACGATAGAATTGTCCCTCATCGATGGGGGCGGTTCGGCGATGATGATGGGCCTGGCTGCCTGGTCTATGCTCGAAATTGATAAGGAAACCGAAAATGGCTACGAAAAAACCACGAAAATAGGCGACAATAAGGCATATGAGAAGTACGACAACGCCAACAAAGATGGCGAAATAGCGGTACTGGTCAATAAACGATTCATTGTTTCCATAAAGGGACGAGGTGTCAGCATGGACAAAATCAAAGCCGCGCTCGAAGACGTCGATTTGGATAAGCTGGCGGATCTGAAGTAAGGAAGGTATTTTAAACGCAAAGAACGCAATGAATATTCACTTAGCGTTCTTTGCGTTATCCCTTGCGCCTTTTGCGGTTAAAGAAATTTACTCAAAGTCTGCATAAATCAACTTTCTATCTACCTTGTCAGGCAATGGCCCCTGACGGGTCAGTTTCATTTTGGCTAAGGCCGCTCCGGCATGGGCACAGTTTCCGGGTGCATACCCATCCAGGTAGGCTGTTAAAAAGCCCGCCCAATAGGCATCACCAGCGCCAGTAAC
Coding sequences:
- a CDS encoding transposase, whose protein sequence is MRTNRNWLWAGLLPVMLLVGCGGSKEEEEEKEKKEEESVSTLGAVSALKEMANQAEELGKKGPVATVDFRTLKELLPADADGLPRKEATGEKNGAAGFTVSTAEGKYANEDGSETIELSLIDGGGSAMMMGLAAWSMLEIDKETENGYEKTTKIGDNKAYEKYDNANKDGEIAVLVNKRFIVSIKGRGVSMDKIKAALEDVDLDKLADLK
- a CDS encoding M1 family metallopeptidase, which encodes MTRIITICLLLLSGLAAAQRYQFTHDDTLRGSITPERVWWDLTFYHLKVRVQPADSTLKGSTEIRYRVLKASQIMQVDLQRPLQVERVEQDGQSLKFRRDGNAFFVTLTKAQQPGKNESVTVFYAGKPRVAKRPPWDGGLVWSHDKEGNWFIATACQGLGASAWWPCKDHMYDEPDSMAISVTVPEDLTDVSNGRLIKTKTNPDHTRTFDWYVKNPINNYGVNLNIARYVHWDETYTGEKGALSLNYYALPEHADSAKAQFRQVPKMLKAFEYWFGPYPFYEDGYKLVETPYLGMEHQSSVTYGNRFRNGYLGRDLSRTGWGLLWDFIIVHESGHEWFANNITYKDVADMWIHESFTNYSECLFTEYYYGKDAGATYVIGCRANIRNDRPIIGTYNVNHEGSSDMYYKGGNMLHTIRQLVGNDDKWRQILRGMNKTFYHQTVTTNQIEQYMSEQAGINLKPVFDQYLRDIRIPVLEYRSVGSGIQYRWANCVAGFAMPVRICFGETGPFQLLQPTAQWKTMPAKGATIITVDANYYVLCKQIKE